From Toxorhynchites rutilus septentrionalis strain SRP chromosome 2, ASM2978413v1, whole genome shotgun sequence, a single genomic window includes:
- the LOC129769116 gene encoding troponin C: MDDLPPEQVAILQKAFNSFDREKTGSISSETVGEILRLMGQPFNSKILEEMIEEVDEDKSGQIEFSEFITLAAKFIVEEDEEALQKELREAFRLYDKEGNGFIPTSCLREILRELDDQLTDEDLDMMIDEIDSDGSGTVDFDEFMEMMTG, from the exons TCCTGCAGAAGGCCTTCAAcagcttcgaccgcgaaaagaCTGGCAGCATCTCGTCTGAAACGGTCGGTGAAATCCTCCGGCTGATGGGACAGCCCTTCAACAGCAAAATCCTCGAGGAGATGATTGAAGAGGTTGACGAGGACA AGTCCGGCCAGATTGAGTTCAGTGAGTTCATCACGTTGGCGGCCAAGTTCATCGTTGAGGAGGACGAGGAGGCTCTGCAGAAGGAGCTGCGAGAGGCGTTCCGTCTGTACGACAAGGAAGGCAACGGCTTCATCCCAACCTCCTGCCTGCGCGAAATCCTCCGAGAGCTGGACGATCAGCTGACCGACGAGGACCTGGACATGATGATCGATGAGATCGATTCCGACGGCTCGGGAACGGTTGATTTTGATG AATTCATGGAGATGATGACTGGTTAA